The following nucleotide sequence is from Trifolium pratense cultivar HEN17-A07 linkage group LG2, ARS_RC_1.1, whole genome shotgun sequence.
TACATGCCCCATTCTACAAGATGAAACAATAACTGAGCTTCCTCAAGCatatgcagcagcagcagcccTTTACAATCAAAACAGGTACAACAATCCTGACCTCTCCACCAACAAATATCACCCTAGTTGGAGGAATCATCAAAACCTCCAATATGGGAATCAGTCACAAGCTGCAGCCCCTGCTGCCCCACCAGCCACTTCTTCACTGGAAGACCTTGTCAAGCAACTGGCACAACGAACAGATGCTAGCATTCAGAACCTGACAACGCAGATGGGACAAATGGCCAATGCAATAGGCCAACTACAAGCTCAAGGCTCGGGTAACCTTCCTGCACAAACAGTGCCGAATCCGAATGTGAATGTGAGTGCAATTACTTTGAGATCCGGAAGAGTGTCAGAACCAGctccagagaaaaagaagaagaaaaccgttGCATCATCATCTGCTCCTGAACCTCCTTCTGTTACAATTGAGACCGAAcccgaaaaagaaagagtatatGTGCCACCAATTCCTTTTCCTCAAAGGGTGCAGAAAAATATCAAGAAGACAGTTGAGGAAGACAAGGAGATTTTAGATGTATTCAGAAAATGTGCGGTTAACATTCCTCTCATTGATGCAATTAAACAGATTCCTAAATATGCAAAATTCCTGAAAGACTTGTGCACACACAAGAGGAAGTTGAAGGAAAATGAGAGAATCAGTTTGGGACGAAATGTTTCTGCTTTCATTCAGCCCAAAActggttcctcagctaatgtctCAGTTATCAGTCAGACCATGCCAGAAAAGTGTGATGATCCAGGAGTTTTTGCTATTCCCTGTTCCATTGGGGATCGCAAGTTTGAAAATTGTATGCTTGATCTGGGAGCAGGTATTAATGTTATGCctacttctatttataataaCCTTGATCTTGGTCCTTTGCAGCCTACAGGTTTAATCGTGCAATTAGCAAATAGGAGCAATGCCCGCCCTGCTGGGAAGGTAGAAGATGTCCTGGTGCAAGTTAATGACTTGATTCTTCCTGCAGATTTCTACATTCTAGACATGGAGGGTGAAACTAATTCCAGCAGGGCACCCATCATTCTAGGCCGACCATTCATGAGAACGGCaagaacaaaagttgatgtttatGATGGAACCATGTCCATGGAGTTTGGCGACATTGTCGCTAAGTTTAACATTTTTGATGACATGAAACATCCCGTGGAAGAACATTCTGTTTTTTATATGGATTTAGTTACTAACACTAACCTTTGCTCTGTTTGTGCTAAGATTGAATCTGATTTGCAGGATAATAACATTCATACAGGTGAAGTTGTTGTCAATGAGGCGGTCTGTACGGTTAAAGTTCTTGACATTCCGGCTGCCCCAACCAAACACTCCCACGATAAAGAAAAGACTACGCACTTCCATGATAAGATGatttccaaaaagaaattttttgtttgCCAAAAAGTCTTGCTGTTTAAGTCTCGCCTGAAAGATATGGTTGGTAAGTTTCGATCCAAGTGGATTGGCCCCTTTGTCGTGACTAATGTTTTTCCTTCTGGTgctatagaaattaaaagtacAGGTACTGGCAAGGTTTTCAAAGCAAAAGGACAGCGGTTGAAGCTGCTCCATAAAAGTTTGGAAGGGCttccaccaaaaccaccagacatagaagcaccagcaccagccgctacaccttagcccctcgggtgtgttccttcctttactctcactttatgtttagattacattgcggacactgtctggtttaagtgtgggggagggacattttacatttacatttacatttttgtgttttaaaaaaaaaaaaataataataaaataaatcatcatgagtagtcacatgttctaaggctagggcagatagctgtagggtcagtgaaatttttggagttttttgttttgatacttgacatgatagtctttgcaacttaatgcacaactgcttgaacactgtcaaacttagtaatgtctagataaatctctgaaatatttattctttagactaagttctctaatttgaatataatggaggtatgattagaactaagtgtgggggaaaggctagagtaacagatagaccgatcattgctattaattgagaaaaagggaaactgtttaagagctaaaactaatgaatataataagttcctgtgcccgaaactggaggaacaagttcctgtgctcgaaactggaggaacaagtgctgtgtaggatgctctactctgagtaacaggttggacttattacaagtaagatcccgtcaggtgaaaaggtggagtagtacctaaagcttaaaaacaataaataataataaactataataaagcttgaaggtagttgcccctgagttgatgttgaaaagcttttgatctcttgaaaagaaatagccccccctagtctgaaattctggttaaatccaaaattataggaaaagaatgacaacttagcatctagaatggtagtttcagagagggatcttgacattactttggttgacagtgggagacagtacacacacacacgcaagattattattgaaagttgatagataagaattgtgccaatctttgaattttgacccaaggtttgaagcttgaaacctggaatatgttgactgcttgtgatttatttttaaatttttcatttgagttttgctcggagtgcaaaagttcaagtgtgggggaatttgatcagtgcattttaatgcacattcttctactattgtactagtgtattcctatggtttaatttactattttcactattttaaggtgtttttatatttaagtttatttctaactctattttactttcgcacttaatttatgaataaatagcactttgacacccttccggtccgcaggtcataactggagttacaaatatcggattgaggcgcgggaagatgcgttggaaagctgagatcaagagctacgactttcatgttgaggccaaaacccagttcggagcgcaagtgtgtcaaataattgcgtttatgttccagacgaatttaattcagcacaactttatatttttcggcccaattgttttgaggcccgttccatgtattatttaaaccgaaaaaaggcagctagggttatcattcactgttcacgaaatattcaaaccctagagcagccgtcatcttccatggagaactaaacttctattgatccattggtgtaaggaactttgttctcgaatcttgaggttcggttttaatagcaaatcgttatgtttatgcttatcatatatcaattttcttgtctctcttttgtgtatgagttgatgcaattgatgcttaattattttgtttcacgttcataacattgagactattcaaattaattcacgcttgttcaaattaatctgaataggaaattgttatattattttcgcttgcaaaatagggctgccgaattattgttatgatttttaactgtgttattggtgacgcttgatcatcgccatagttagtcgaacacgctggtgcttaatcaacgaattcgttataaaactgattttcgcttgttaaattagttctataatcagccgaagcataaactgtatgaatattcatataagaacctatgatagatgataaacaaagttgcctaaaaccaatggattgattgcttttatattaattaaattcgtaatctttgttattgcttccacaaacaaaaacCCCAGATTTTATAGCTTTTGAATTGTGcctaatattgttaaactgatTGTGAGTCTTTGggaaacgaccaaggttaactaccttgtactactttttattttaaaattattttgatcacgaaacgacggtgATCAAGCTCCCACGCACATTTCTCCAAATGTTGCCGCTGGTGGGGGCGCAAGCATTGTTCCACCTGCACACACTACacatttttctaacacttttgcaGGTAGTTCCTCCTCATCAAGGCAAAGCTCCATCGATGATGTACTCCATGAGATACGCGCCCAAAATGCATTAAATCAAGAGCGCGATGGATTATTCTATGCCATGCATCAACAACAAGAGGAGATGATGGAACGAATGACATTCATGCAAGCCCAGCAAGACGAAATTCTTCAAAACCAACATGAGATGCAGGGCTATTATCATAGGTGGGAGAGCTCCGAAGAGCACCGTCAACAACAGCTCGACAATGTCATACAAGAGCTAGGCGGTTTGAGGCTTCAGTtcaacaatttccaaaattatcaaCATCCTCCCTCATGATCTCTCCACCAGGTTTTGTGCTCCAAAGCTACACTTGAGTCTCAACAGTGAGGACACagttggatttaagtttaggggagtattCTACCATCCTTACTTTATTTctcagttattttatttttagtacaATTTCCCTTTTcgcaaataaaataatagcactatttttgggtaaattttaaatttttcctttccttgaaccaataaaaaaaaaatttcaaaggctTAGGCTAATAGCTCACTTAGAAAGTATATAGGTTAAGAAAAGACGAGAGGCTAAGTTAAGGAAATTAGGGAATTTCACAACAAAATcggtatttttccaacacccagaagtctccctagtatagatatcaatttgaataaccattgtgccaaaatctcctgatttaaatttgtggaatcctttagtagtttatctatccagtcggacaccatctataaagtcacacattaagtaggtttgtcgaagaatataagcgaatcatctaagcaaattcttaaggtcatactgtggtaatacggttaaaccttaaagaaaaaaatatatataaggtcata
It contains:
- the LOC123905364 gene encoding uncharacterized protein LOC123905364; amino-acid sequence: MAEQRTLRQLAAPDVNYNGLCIEYAEVDVPFELKSGLIHLLPRFNGLAGEDPHKHLKEFQVVCSTPLRPEGITEDHIKLRAFPFSLQGAAKDWLYYLEPISVSTWNDLKKVFLERYFPASRAASIRKEICGLLPMDRNILDAASGGALVDKTPAAAKALIENMSLNSQQFTTRNNSASVNEIQSSSSSIKALETKFDARIDELTSLVKKLAVSKAQPAKVCGICTSSEHPTDTCPILQDETITELPQAYAAAAALYNQNRYNNPDLSTNKYHPSWRNHQNLQYGNQSQAAAPAAPPATSSLEDLVKQLAQRTDASIQNLTTQMGQMANAIGQLQAQGSGNLPAQTVPNPNVNVSAITLRSGRVSEPAPEKKKKKTVASSSAPEPPSVTIETEPEKERVYVPPIPFPQRVQKNIKKTVEEDKEILDVFRKCAVNIPLIDAIKQIPKYAKFLKDLCTHKRKLKENERISLGRNVSAFIQPKTGSSANVSVISQTMPEKCDDPGVFAIPCSIGDRKFENCMLDLGAGINVMPTSIYNNLDLGPLQPTGLIVQLANRSNARPAGKVEDVLVQVNDLILPADFYILDMEGETNSSRAPIILGRPFMRTARTKVDVYDGTMSMEFGDIVAKFNIFDDMKHPVEEHSVFYMDLVTNTNLCSVCAKIESDLQDNNIHTGEVVVNEAVCTVKVLDIPAAPTKHSHDKEKTTHFHDKMISKKKFFVCQKVLLFKSRLKDMVGKFRSKWIGPFVVTNVFPSGAIEIKSTGSSSSSRQSSIDDVLHEIRAQNALNQERDGLFYAMHQQQEEMMERMTFMQAQQDEILQNQHEMQGYYHRWESSEEHRQQQLDNVIQELGGLRLQFNNFQNYQHPPS